A portion of the Bifidobacterium lemurum genome contains these proteins:
- a CDS encoding MIP/aquaporin family protein, translating into MEYSLFTILAAEFVGTAVLMIFGNGAVANVELKGTKGHASGWLTIAMGYGFGVMFPVLMFGAISGAHINPAMTIAQAVNGMFDWSLVLPYVIAQLLGAAVGQLIVYVTYYPHYQATENEGAILGTFCTTDASGSKVNYFLNEFFGTLMLVLGALCCLTSPWGEETPAAAAIVVGFIVWGLVTSMGGPTGPGLNPARDLMPRLMHAILPIAHKGSSRWAEAWIPVVAPILGAIVGAFLYQTLFA; encoded by the coding sequence ATGGAATACTCCCTGTTCACCATTTTGGCCGCGGAATTCGTGGGTACGGCCGTGCTGATGATCTTCGGCAACGGCGCGGTGGCCAACGTCGAGCTGAAAGGCACCAAGGGCCATGCCTCCGGCTGGCTGACCATCGCCATGGGCTACGGCTTCGGCGTGATGTTCCCCGTGCTGATGTTCGGCGCCATCTCCGGCGCGCACATCAACCCGGCCATGACCATCGCCCAGGCCGTCAACGGCATGTTCGACTGGTCGCTGGTGCTCCCCTATGTCATCGCCCAGCTGCTGGGCGCGGCCGTGGGCCAGCTCATCGTGTACGTGACCTACTACCCGCATTACCAGGCCACCGAGAACGAGGGCGCGATCCTCGGAACCTTCTGCACCACCGACGCCTCCGGCTCCAAGGTGAACTACTTCCTCAACGAGTTCTTCGGTACCCTCATGCTGGTGCTGGGCGCGCTGTGCTGCCTGACCTCGCCGTGGGGCGAGGAGACCCCGGCCGCGGCCGCGATCGTCGTCGGCTTCATCGTGTGGGGTCTGGTGACCTCCATGGGCGGCCCGACCGGCCCCGGCCTCAATCCCGCCCGCGATCTGATGCCGCGCCTGATGCACGCCATCCTGCCGATCGCCCACAAGGGCTCCTCGCGCTGGGCCGAGGCGTGGATTCCGGTGGTCGCGCCGATTCTGGGCGCCATCGTGGGTGCCTTCCTCTACCAGACGCTGTTCGCATAA
- a CDS encoding DUF3152 domain-containing protein yields MSSNNPFLRFVGVVVSALKPQATSRGDDVATTAGDGRSPSRADARRRERELRRIYRIRRIVVFGVLDVLLIAALVVMFVIWHSGKATDTAGDGAASQSSQTSSSSPAQNEDDSDGESDGSDDADGTESADGSAQSSDDETAETSPLSAEQRAELLAQAEQTANASGLATIRYRYCVATNGEVGDATAFSDTVFSTLNSSEGWPRAGVTFEESTDGQCDMTLILSEAQYMSSYSEGCSESYSCRVGDQVIINVDRWNSATEDWLANGGTLARYRRMVINHEVGHRLGHVDNETTCAGAGQPAPLMQQQSMDLLGCSPNEWPLDSELWVG; encoded by the coding sequence ATGAGTAGCAACAATCCATTCCTCAGATTCGTGGGTGTTGTCGTATCTGCGTTAAAACCGCAGGCGACAAGCCGGGGCGATGACGTCGCGACGACTGCGGGGGATGGGCGTTCGCCGTCGCGGGCGGACGCCAGGCGGCGGGAGCGGGAGCTGCGCCGAATCTACAGGATCCGCCGCATCGTGGTGTTCGGGGTGCTGGATGTGCTGCTGATCGCGGCGCTGGTCGTGATGTTCGTGATATGGCATTCAGGCAAGGCGACGGATACCGCTGGGGACGGCGCCGCCTCGCAATCCTCGCAAACATCGTCGTCTTCGCCCGCGCAGAACGAAGACGATTCGGACGGCGAGTCCGACGGATCCGACGATGCCGACGGCACCGAGAGCGCGGACGGAAGCGCGCAGTCATCGGATGATGAGACGGCCGAAACCAGCCCGTTAAGCGCCGAGCAGCGTGCCGAACTGCTGGCCCAAGCCGAACAGACGGCGAACGCGAGCGGTCTGGCCACGATCCGATACCGGTATTGCGTGGCCACCAATGGCGAGGTCGGCGATGCGACCGCTTTCTCCGACACGGTCTTCTCCACGCTGAACAGCTCCGAAGGGTGGCCGCGCGCGGGCGTGACCTTCGAGGAAAGCACGGACGGGCAATGCGATATGACGCTGATCCTCTCCGAAGCGCAGTATATGAGCTCGTATTCCGAGGGCTGCTCCGAATCCTACAGCTGCCGGGTCGGCGACCAGGTGATCATCAATGTCGATCGATGGAATTCCGCGACCGAGGATTGGCTCGCCAACGGCGGCACATTGGCGCGATACCGCAGGATGGTGATCAACCATGAGGTTGGGCATCGCCTGGGTCATGTCGACAATGAGACGACCTGCGCTGGAGCCGGGCAACCCGCGCCGCTGATGCAGCAGCAATCCATGGATCTGCTCGGATGCTCTCCCAACGAGTGGCCGCTCGACTCGGAACTGTGGGTCGGTTGA
- a CDS encoding LacI family DNA-binding transcriptional regulator: MAYVTIRDVAKHAGISVSTVSRALNGNGRISKETKATVERAVAELNYIPDSRAQAMRSSKTRTVGLLVPDIRNGYFAELAYSIQDALFDAGYCTFIGTSSESASRQDAFIMSILAQHIDGAIIVPQGESSDALKLLVERELPVVFVDRRVDGLDDVPLVDSDPLPGMRAALEDLRAHGFTKIGYVSGPVHTSPTLRERESVFRALACEMVGEEHVFVESTSFDQASCGSVLKRMSDAGVRALIFGYSQDMLRAMSLMGSMGLRMGEDFSMVSFDDLELFRLASPQVSVISQQVRQIGCRGARLFLDMVGEPERGMRAQSRSQRVETIYVPRGSVGDAR, translated from the coding sequence ATGGCGTACGTCACGATTCGCGATGTCGCGAAACATGCGGGGATCTCGGTCTCCACCGTCTCCCGTGCGTTGAACGGCAACGGAAGAATCTCGAAGGAGACGAAAGCCACCGTCGAACGTGCGGTCGCGGAGCTCAACTACATCCCCGACTCGCGCGCCCAGGCGATGCGCTCGTCGAAAACGCGGACGGTGGGCCTGCTGGTCCCGGACATCCGCAACGGGTATTTCGCGGAACTCGCGTACTCGATCCAAGACGCCTTGTTCGACGCGGGATACTGCACGTTCATCGGCACCTCATCGGAAAGCGCGTCGCGGCAGGACGCCTTCATCATGAGCATCCTCGCGCAGCATATCGACGGCGCGATCATCGTGCCCCAAGGCGAATCCTCCGACGCGCTCAAGCTGTTGGTGGAGCGCGAGCTGCCTGTGGTGTTCGTGGACCGACGGGTCGACGGTCTGGACGATGTCCCGCTTGTGGATTCGGATCCGCTCCCCGGAATGCGGGCCGCGCTGGAGGATCTTCGCGCGCATGGCTTCACCAAAATCGGCTACGTCTCCGGCCCCGTGCACACCTCGCCGACGTTGCGGGAACGCGAAAGCGTCTTCCGGGCGCTGGCCTGCGAGATGGTGGGCGAGGAGCATGTGTTCGTGGAATCCACAAGCTTCGATCAGGCCTCGTGCGGCTCTGTGCTGAAGCGGATGTCCGACGCGGGGGTCCGCGCGCTGATCTTCGGCTATTCGCAGGATATGCTCCGCGCGATGTCGTTGATGGGCAGCATGGGGCTGCGTATGGGCGAGGATTTTTCGATGGTCTCGTTCGACGACCTGGAACTGTTCCGGCTCGCCAGTCCGCAGGTTTCGGTGATCTCGCAGCAGGTCCGCCAGATCGGATGCAGAGGGGCGCGTCTGTTCCTCGACATGGTCGGGGAGCCGGAGCGCGGGATGCGGGCGCAAAGCCGATCGCAGCGGGTGGAGACGATCTACGTCCCCCGCGGATCGGTCGGCGACGCGCGGTGA